One genomic window of Arvicola amphibius chromosome 4, mArvAmp1.2, whole genome shotgun sequence includes the following:
- the LOC119812404 gene encoding zinc finger protein 709-like, whose product MGSVSFEDVAVNFTSEEWALLNSSQKKLHKDVMQETFRNLAAVAKKQEDQTLEEDYENLRKILPIAVRGGYKLCENQEYAEKPGTYKDCGKVCSSPRRFLEHLKTHTEEETYKCKQTEDGFSGHRDVHDPEGMHAKEKLCVLKQSGKDFLTLTGIQQHETHNGHGPYICKICGKAFHSSGSFLTHERTHTGDQLYTCKQCGKTFTYSSGLRRHERTHSGEKPYKCKQFLKVFSSLSKVESHEQTHHGVEYICNQCGVAFSDHSSLQCHEKIHNLEKPYVYKQCGKAFTCSSALRRHERIHTGVKPYECKVCGKAFIDCSSRQCHERIHSGEKPYVCKLCGKAFSRQGSLKCHERIHSGEKPYACKQCGKNFMHHNALRYHEQIHSGEKSYGCKQCGKAFVLSSALKKHERIHSGLKPCLCRVCGKAFTFHSSLHCHERTHTGEKPYVCKHCGKAFMYHSSLRCHENIHSAEKPYVCKLCGTAFTFLSSLQRHERIHRGEKPYVCKFCGKAFTDHSSLRCHERIHTGEKPYVCKQCGKSYSTHGSLRYHERMHCM is encoded by the exons GATGTGatgcaggagaccttcaggaacCTGGCTGCCGTAG caaaaaagcaggaagatcagaccCTTGAAGAGGATTatgaaaatttaaggaaaattctTCCCATTGCAGTTCGGGGTGGATACAAACTATGTGAGAATCAAGAGTATGCCGAGAAACCAGGCACTTATAAGGACTGTGGGAAAGTCTGTAGTTCTCCCCGGCGCTTTCTGGAACATCTGAAGACTCACACGGAAGAGGAAACTTACAAATGTAAGCAAACTGAGGACGGTTTTAGTGGACACCGTGATGTTCATGACCCTGAAGGGATGCATGCTAAAGAAAAACTTTGTGTTTTAAAGCAGAGTGGGAAAGATTTTTTGACTCTTACTGGTATCCAACAGCATGAAACACATAATGGACATGGgccatatatatgtaaaatatgtggTAAAGCCTTTCACTCTTCTGGTTCTTTCTTGACACacgaaagaacacatactggagaccAGCTTTATACATGTAAGCAGTGTGGTAAGACCTTCACTTATTCCAGTGGCCTTCGCCGCCATGAAAGAACCCAtagtggagagaaaccctataaatgcaAGCAATTTCTGAAagtcttttcttctttgagtAAGGTTGAGAGTCATGAACAGACTCATCATGGAGTAGAATACATATGTAATCAATGTGGGGTAGCCTTCAGTGATCACAGTTCCCTTCAATGCCATGAAAAGATTCATAATTTGGAAAAACCCTATGTATACAAGCAATGTGGAAAAGCATTCACTTGTTCTAGTGCCTTGCGAAGACATGAACGAATTCACACTGGAgtgaaaccctatgaatgtaaggtatgtgggaaagccttcattGATTGCAGTTCTCGTCAGTGTCATGAAAGGATTCATAGCGGAGAGAAACCTTATGTGTGTAAGCTGTGTGGAAAAGCATTCAGTCGCCAAGGTTCTCTTAAATGCCATGAAAGGATTCATagtggagagaagccctatgcaTGTAAGCAATGTGGGAAAAACTTCATGCATCACAATGCTCTTAGATACCATGAACAGATTCACAGTGGAGAGAAATCCTATGGGTGTAAgcaatgtgggaaagcctttgtGTTGAGCAGCGCATTGAAAAAACATGAACGAATTCACAGCGGATTAAAACCTTGTTTGTGCAGGGtgtgtggaaaagccttcacGTTTCATAGTTCCCTTCATTGCCATGAAAGGACTCACaccggagagaaaccctatgtatgTAAACACTGTGGGAAAGCCTTTATGTATCACAGTTCTCTCCGCTGCCATGAAAATATTCAcagtgcagagaaaccctatgtgtGTAAGCTGTGTGGGACAGCCTTCACTTTTCTCAGTTCTCTTCAACGCCATGAAAGAATCCACAGGGGAGAGAAACCATATGTATGTAAGttctgtgggaaagccttcactgATCACAGTTCCCTTCGATGCcatgaaagaattcacactggagagaaaccctatgtatgTAAACAGTGTGGAAAATCCTACAGTACTCATGGTTCTCTTCGATACCACGAAAGGATGCACTGCATGTAA